The proteins below are encoded in one region of Misgurnus anguillicaudatus chromosome 24, ASM2758022v2, whole genome shotgun sequence:
- the LOC129438947 gene encoding uncharacterized protein, translating into MLTFVLDNKKFSINITNIRAEDKVECEIREEETKSDPYSSRFKFIIQVKPHTEEQEANLNCSVPFPYPKTLPDISWWIKQNEKGFKLKKITFTTSEGIYAATLTFMPTAGLHNATVECEARYGNTTINTSSTIEVTCVSNKNQSHHIEDFLQSLGLSRLHTFLVGIAISAVFFSVVLCCWVSCNRTKKPEVLDVPADSVVHLEEVQTNIDSAVNDEQTNEETPLLNQFDVEMSSTQVEMTGPAEENEAGGEDGDVDYAAIDYSLMKEKPPEEEEEETANTDYAEIKKDKKGRTTHQNQDNQVEISNEGSENQKQNEGEEDIYSNSQELEILADYSEIP; encoded by the exons ATGCTTACATTTGTTCTAGACAATAAAAAATTTAGCATTAATATAACCAATATCAGGGCCGAAGATAAAGTAGAATGTGAGATCAGAGAGGAGGAAACTAAGTCAGACCCATACAGCTCCAGATTTAAATTCATCATTCAAG TTAAGCCTCACACAGAAGAACAGGAGGCAAATCTGAACTGTTCGGTGCCCTTTCCATACCCTAAAACTCTTCCTGATATCTCATGGTGGATCAAGCAAAATGAAAAAGGCTTCAAATTGAAAAAGATCACATTTACAACCTCTGAAGGCATTTACGCCGCAACGTTGACCTTTATGCCAACCGCTGGTTTACACAATGCAACTGTTGAATGTGAAGCAAGATATGGAAACACAACCATCAATACCAGTAGTACCATAGAAGTGACAT GTGTAAGTAACAAGAACCAAAGTCATCATATAGAAGATTTTCTTCAAAGTCTGGGGCTGTCAAGATTACACACGTTTTTGGTGGGAATCGCAATTTCAGCAGTCTTCTTCTCTGTGGTGTTGTGTTGTTGGGTGTCTTGCAACAG AACCAAAAAACCTGAAGTGCTGGATGTACCAGCAGACTCTGTAGTTCATTTGGAG GAGGTGCAAACAAACATAGATTCGGCTGTGAACGATGAACAGACCAATGAAGAGACGCCTCTTCTAAACCAATTTGATGTAGAGATGTCAAGCACACAGGTGGAGATGACAGGTCCAGCAGAGGAGAATGAAGCAGGTGGGGAGGATGGAGATGTTGATTATGCCGCAATCGATTACTCGCTTATGAAGGAGAAACCACCtgaagaggaagaggaggagacAGCCAACACAGACTATGCAGAGATCAAAAAGGATAAGAAGGGAAGAACAACCCATCAGAATCAAGATAATCAAGTTGAAATATCTAATGAAGGATCCGAAAACCAGAAACAGAATGAGGGCGAGGAGGACATTTATTCAAATTCTCAGGAATTGGAAATTTTGGCGGATTATTCAGAGATCCCCTGA